From the Solanum lycopersicum chromosome 10, SLM_r2.1 genome, one window contains:
- the LOC101262161 gene encoding O-fucosyltransferase 6-like, with protein sequence MKNRKHHRETTVFLGFPIILLYRRRSNIFQLVPLITALSVVVLILFVLISYISPPIDSRHDQFISLFYNGTEPRRNLLEEQVIQEPVEGGRLSRDIWNSKKSNLYHGCSIASDEFPAAEVNTLPNRYLLIATSGGLNQQRTGIIDAVVAAHILNAVLVIPKLDKQSYWKDSSDFSEIFDVNWFISYLSKDVKIVKDLPRMGNELIIPHTTRVPRKCNAECYQTRIRPILNKKHAVQLTKFDYRLSNHLDTELQKLRCRVNYHALKFTDPIIEMGKKLVERIRKKSQHFLALHLRFESDMLAFSGCYYGGGDKERRELGIIRKRWKALRVTNPDKERKNGKCPLTPGEVGLMLRALGFGNDVHIYIASGEIYGGEETLAPLKAFFPNFYTKETLASKEELAPFSSFSSRMAALDFIVCDESDVFVSNNNGNMARMLAGRRRYFGHKPTIRPNAKKLYKMFTDRNNMTWEEFSSQVQKQQIGFMGDPMEVKPGRGEFHENPSACICEDTNVKAREDVTIPRSPAMIFEEDTDSADDGTRKSSGEVTDRHIIEDEQYWFDTDYMENEIGRIQSIGGATISLR encoded by the exons ATGAAGAACAGAAAACATCACCGTGAAACGACGGTGTTTTTAGGATTTCCGATCATTCTTTTATACCGGAGACGGAGCAACATTTTCCAGCTTGTTCCTTTAATTACAGCTTTATCCGTTGTTGTTCTCATTCTATTTGTGTTGATATCTTATATATCTCCTCCCATAGATAGCCGCCATGATCAGTTCATCAGCTTG TTCTATAATGGAACAGAGCCCCGAAGGAACCTGCTTGAAGAACAAGTGATTCAGGAACCA GTGGAAGGAGGGAGATTAAGCCGAGATATATGGAATTCGAAGAAATCGAATCTCTACCATGGTTGCAGTATTGCCAGTGACGAGTTTCCAG CTGCTGAGGTTAATACACTTCCTAATAGGTACTTGTTGATTGCAACTAGTGGAGGCTTGAATCAACAGAGAACAGGG ATTATTGATGCTGTTGTGGCTGCTCATATCTTGAATGCTGTCCTTGTAATTCCAAAGCTGGATAAACAATCCTATTGGAAGGATTCAAG CGACTTCTCTGAAATTTTTGATGTCAACTGGTTTATTTCGTACCTTTCAAAGGATGTCAAAATTGTTAAGGATCTCCCTAGAATGGGAAATGAACTCATAATTCCGCACACAACACGTGTTCCAAGGAAGTGCAATGCTGAGTGTTATCAGACTCGTATCCGgccaattttaaataaaaagcaT GCTGTTCAGTTAACAAAATTTGATTACAGACTCTCCAATCATTTGGATACGGAGCTACAGAAGCTGAGATGTAGAGTCAACTATCACGCACTGAAGTTTACTGATCCCATAATTGAAATGGGAAAAAAATTGGTTGAGAGGATAAGAAAGAAAAGCCAACACTTCCTTGCGCTGCATCTAAG GTTTGAATCAGACATGCTAGCATTCTCTGGATGCTACTATGGTGGAGGAGACAAGGAAAGGCGAGAACTGGGTATAATACGAAAGAGGTGGAAGGCATTACGT GTAACAAATCCagataaagaaagaaagaacggCAAATGCCCACTAACTCCTGGGGAAGTTGGCCTTATGCTTAGAGCACTTGGTTTTGGTAATGATGTTCATATTTATATTGCATCAGGGGAAATCTATGGAGGCGAGGAGACGTTGGCTCCTCTCAAGGCTTTCTTTCCAAATTTTTATACCAAAGAGACACTTGCCAGCAAGGAAGAGCTGGcaccattttcttctttttcttccagGATGGCTGCTTTAGATTTCATTGTTTGTGATGAGAGTGATGTCTTTGTTTCAAATAACAATGGAAATATGGCACGAATGCTTGCTGGACGAAG GCGATATTTCGGTCACAAGCCAACCATCCGTCCAAATGCGAAGAAGCTTTATAAGATGTTTACTGATCGAAATAACATGACATGGGAAGAGTTCAGCTCACAAGTTCAAAAACAGCAAATAGGTTTCATGGGAGACCCAATGGAGGTAAAGCCAGGCAGGGGCGAGTTTCATGAAAATCCATCAGCATGCATTTGTGAAGATACCAATGTCAAGGCTAGAGAAGATGTAACAATTCCCCGGAGTCCTGCCATGATCTTTGAAGAAGATACTGATTCTGCTGATGATGGTACCAGGAAATCTTCTGGAGAAGTGACCGATAGACACATTATTGAGGATGAGCAATATTGGTTTGATACAGATTATATGGAGAATGAAATTGGAAGAATTCAGAGCATTGGCGGAGCCACAATTTCACTAAGGTAG